The sequence TCTGGTTGCGCCCGTCGGCGTCCATCACGAAGATTTCCAAGTACCCATCGCGTTCGGAGAAGAAGGCGATGCGGCGGCCGTCGGGGCTCCAGGCGGGATACCTGTCAGAGCTTCTGTTGTTCGTCAACTGCGTCTGGTTGCGCCCGTCGGCGTCCATCACGAAGATTTCCGAGTCCCCGTCGCGGTTGGAGTGGAAGGCGATGCGGCGGCCGTCCGGACTCCAGGCGGGGTTGGAGTCATTACTGCTGTTGTTGGTCAACTGTGTCTGGTTACGCCCGTCGGTGTCCATCACGAAGATTTCCCCGTCCCCGTCGCGGTCGGACGCGAAGGCGATGCGGCGGCCGTCCGTACTCCAGATGGGAGACCAGGCGTAAACACTGCAGTGGTTGGTCAACTGGGTCTGGTTGCGCCCGTCGGCGTCCATTACGTATATTTCCCATTCAAAGTCGTCCCCGTCGCGGTCGGAATTAAAGGCGATACGTCGGCCGTCGGGACTCCAGGCAGGATACGCGTCATTACCTACGTGGTTCGTCAACTGTGTCTGGTTGCGCCCGTCGGCGTCCATCACGAAGATTTCCCTGTTCATGTCGCGGCCGGACTGGTAGGTGATGCGGCCACCGGTGGAACCGGCAACCGACGATACGCCGACCTGAGTTGCAAGCCGCACCTTGTCCCCGACGACCACCGAAAACGCACCCTTCAGGACAGCCTCTGAGAGCTCATCGGCCAGAATCCGGGTGATGGTGGCCTGACCGAGATCCTGGATCTCGCGGCCGAGGAGCAAGCCGGTCTCGGGGTGGTAGATTTCCTCGCCCAGACGCATCAGGTACACCGTGTCGTTGACGTAGACGCCATCTTGGCTTCCAAGATCGGTCTTAATGGTGTTTCCCGAAACTAAAACCACGGTGCCATCGACCGAGATGGTTCCGGACAACTGGACGGCCAGACTATTAGCCACCGTCAACAGGTCCTCCAGACTGCGCGATTCCTGGGCCAGCGACTGCTCCACCCTGCTAGAATAAACATCCACCAGCCGCACGCTGACGATATAGGACCCACCCACCTGCGCGACCTTGCCCACGATGACCTTCTGGGCGCCCGCCAACTGACCCACCTTAACGAAGCACTCCGTCGTCGTGCAGCCGGAAATCGCCAGCCCCTGCTCTTCCATCAGGGCCTCCAGGCGGTCCCTTTCGACGACCTCGAAGCGGTAGGTGTTGATGAGCGCGTTCAGGAAGCTGTCCGAAACGCCGGATGCCACCGATTCGCTCACGCCGCTCGGTTCG comes from bacterium and encodes:
- a CDS encoding DUF5050 domain-containing protein — its product is MRKKVIIILLIASAALAAPKLKIAFMGLEPSGVSESVASGVSDSFLNALINTYRFEVVERDRLEALMEEQGLAISGCTTTECFVKVGQLAGAQKVIVGKVAQVGGSYIVSVRLVDVYSSRVEQSLAQESRSLEDLLTVANSLAVQLSGTISVDGTVVLVSGNTIKTDLGSQDGVYVNDTVYLMRLGEEIYHPETGLLLGREIQDLGQATITRILADELSEAVLKGAFSVVVGDKVRLATQVGVSSVAGSTGGRITYQSGRDMNREIFVMDADGRNQTQLTNHVGNDAYPAWSPDGRRIAFNSDRDGDDFEWEIYVMDADGRNQTQLTNHCSVYAWSPIWSTDGRRIAFASDRDGDGEIFVMDTDGRNQTQLTNNSSNDSNPAWSPDGRRIAFHSNRDGDSEIFVMDADGRNQTQLTNNRSSDRYPAWSPDGRRIAFFSERDGYLEIFVMDADGRNQ